DNA sequence from the Thamnophis elegans isolate rThaEle1 chromosome 4, rThaEle1.pri, whole genome shotgun sequence genome:
TTAGGACTTTTAAATACATTACATATAAAGATGTATCACATAGAAATACCACTGAACTGTAATGTAAGTTTAATGGCATTTCTATGTGAGACTACTTTCCTAATCTCCATGGAAGACTTCCTTTTGCAGTCTAGAGGCTTTCAGTTGTATTTGGAACTAGCttttccagagctccattttgtGCCCCATTCCTGAAACAGGAAGCCTTGCTTacctgagccacggtggcgcagtggttagagtgcagtactgcaggctacttctgctgatcaccggctgcctgcagtttggcagatcgaatctcacctggctcaaggttgacttagccttccatccttccaagatcggtaaaatgaggatgcagattgttgggggcaatatgctgactctgtaaaccgcttagagagggctgtagagcactatgaagtggtatataagtcttattgctattgctacctcctATTTCAATTACTGTAGCAGACTGTATATGGGGCTGCATTTGGATGTGACAGCTAGTCTAAAACATGGCAGGCTGGTCTAGGGATGAGTATTTTTCATTATACTTGGGTGATCCCACTGCTTTGGGGGTTTCATTGGTTGCCAGATGACTTAAGGATGGAGTTGAAGGTGCTTCTTGTCACCTTTAAAGTCTCATGGCTCCAAACTCAGTTATTCTGAGGGACCACCTTACTCCATGTTCAtctgcccacccagtcagatgaAATAAAGTAATTTCTGGCCAGGTCTCATCTGGTTCAAGAATGCCATCTGAAAGATGCCTAGGAAACAGGCATTTGCTGCTGTTATGCCTTGGATCTGGTCAGTCCCTTCTCTCCTGGGTTTTGGAGAGCAGAGAAAACCCCACTTTTCCTGGTAGCTCAGGAGGAAAGCATGTTATGAATTTGCAAGTGGTGGTGGTCAGATGTCTTCATATGCTTCATCTCTTATGATAGGATTTTTAATTCATTTGGGGTGGAATTATTGGTGTAGttgttggaggtttttttttatgaaGTTTGTGGTTGTTAGCCAATTGATGCCTTTAGGATTGGACAGCATATTAATAAACAAACTCTTCAAAATTCTAAAGGAGTCAAAGTTTGGGGAAGGATAATAAGCCATTTTAAATTGTGAAGGAAACTGTTTTCCATGCTGCAGTATTTCTAAACTATTGAAGCAAGGCTTTTTAACCATTGAGCAACCTTCTGGAAAGCAATAACACAATCCAAAATATACTATTCAGAAGACAGCCCCATAGAGACCATTATTCCAAATTATAAATGCTTATGATTGCAGCCTAAAATGTGACTACATTTGATATAAGACTGCTACATTAAATATGCGACATGATgtagtaataatagcaataataattctaaatacaaataaaaaattactGGCTTTGAATTTActggatttaaaatgaaatatgaggaattttaattcttaaaatgttctatttgaaatttttaaattatatttataggCTTATCCATGCTGGGTACAACACTAGGTCTATATGCTATTCCATGGTGTAAGAAAGCCATCTTGTTAACGACCGTGATGGCTGTCATTGGTTTTGCAATGGGaattctggatacaggtaaaaaACAACTTACTACacataatgtatttttttccttccatcatGTTGCGATCATTCAATGGGACTGTGTTGCATTCctttataataaattattttgttcCTAATACATTGCTAAATGTGTATCATGTGCACAAAACGGTTGAACCTGCAAATTTCCTTACTTGACCAAAGGCCAAACTAAATTTCACCACTTGGTTATACTTGCCTTTTCCTGTTTGCAGGCTCTTCTGGTGGAGTGGGTAAACATTAAGAGATTGAGAATTGTATGTACTTTAGCTCTAAGTTGATTTGTATATAGAAAGTTTTCTTCACATATCTGCACATGTAGATGGGATGCATTCATTGAAAAGAACGTGATGTGTAAAATTTTGTCTACATGGATGTTGTCAAACCCAGTTGATGTGGTACAGTTGTTTCAGGATATTCTGTGGACTGAAAATACAGTTCAGCTATCTGATAAATCCAACTTTCAATTATTGGTGCTTTAAATACTTCAGTAATGTTCTGGCTGATGGTTACAGGAGATCATTGTTCTTGCTGAGGGCATCAAGAGAAATGCTACAGTTCCATGGTAGGGACATGAAAAGACGACTCAGACCAGGACTGagtgagagaggaagaaagaaagccaAAAGATTGTTTAAAAGAGTAAGCCTATTGGACACCTTCATGCAGTTTTCATAACAGCCGCATGGAATTGGCTTGCCAAATAACAAACAGCCCTATAGTTCTCTGGTAGTCTAAGTATTAAGTTGGTCTGATCATGCTAAGTGGATATTAAATGAACAGAAGTATACTTTGGAAATCATAGAAAGTAATAATTCCACTTTAATCTATATTCATACAACCTTTAATTTGTATATTGTGTACAATTCTGAAGACCATATTTAAGGTTTTAGAGAAACAAATATATTAGTTTTGAAGAAATTATGAATGTTTGTCCTTCAGAAGACTGATAGAGGATATGATAATACTTTTCAAATACTAGAAGAGTAGTGTAATTGGCAAATCAAAGCCTGTTTTCTAATATTCCAGAATTCAGGACATAGAATATTACGTTGAAGTTACAACAAGGAAAATTCCAACTGAAAGTTTGAAATAACTTCTTGAGCTGTAAGAGCAGTTAGTAGCATAGTAGAACCAATTGTCCAGAAAAATGGTGGCTTTGGGTTTCTGTTCATTGGGTGTATTTACATGGCCATgttgttttaatttggattctggCCCTTAGCAGTAGTTGGAATTGACTTTTTAAATGGCCACTTCCTAAGTTGGGCTTCATTGAAATATAATATATAGGAAAGTGTAGATGCAGCCAtaagaaaaagtaatttaaagaaATCAAAAGATAAGAGTATCAGATGAATGACAGTGTTCTTGGgacttattttattacttttggtTAGATTTACATTCTGTTTTTCTTAGAGCAGCTTCAGTTGTTTCTCCACAGCAGTCCTGGAAACTAAGTTGGACTAAAAAAGAATAACTAGTCCCAATTCATCCACTGAACTTCCATGGCTGAGGATAAAGTTGAGTTTGGATCTACCTAGTGCTTGTACATCATAATAATAGACAGCTTTGGCTTCTAGCGATTCCAGTTCATTTTACTCCTGTCCACATTAATTTGGACTGTTGGAATTGGAGTCTAGCAACATCTGGAGGATACTATGACTCCCTCTCCTCTGTTGCGTTTGAGGTCATTTCACAAAGTTGAAATCAGGAATGAACTGTAATGATAAAGAAACAAGACAGTGAGGGAGAAAATTGCTTTCATAATGACAAAATTGCAAAAGTTAGTACCTACCTTGAAAAGATGAAAGTTGGAATATGAAGGGAATGGCATACATTAGGTcaatgttggtgaacctttttggcacctaGTGCCAAAATggtagcatgcacatgcatgtggggaagcaccagaaactggaaaagcagcTCCCCAGTGCGCAAGTGCAGGagcgccggaaaccggaagagtatGCGCgagctgggaagctgagcttacgATGTATGCATGCGcatcagtcttctggtttctggtgtgaaTGTGTGCGTAAAGACCAACTGGCtagcacacatgcgtgcaccggaaaccagaagttcaggttCCCGGTGTGTGCCtgcgtgccagggagctgctcttccagtttctggcactcccgcTCACATGGAGAACAGCTGGCTAGTGCGCATGTGCATACCGgaatccagaagagcaatgggcgacagCTGGCCTActcggagagatggctctgcatgccacttctggcacgcgtaccataggtttgccatcacagtgtTAGGTGAAGATGTCATATAAGTCTATGAAACTTTTTAATGTGAAAATTTGACCCTGAATCTTTATCTTTCAGGTGGGAATGTTCTGGCTTTGGACACATGGCAAGCAGAAGCTGGTCCTCACATACAGGCCTTGCATTTCAGTTTTGCTCTTGGAGCTTTTGTAGCTCCCATCCTGGCGAAGATGGCCCTGGGTGGTTCTGCCCTTGAATTGCAGATCCATCTGGGTAGCAGTGTTGGTAACCAGTCAGCTACGAATTCTCCTCCTGGAGCTACGTTGTTGCCGAAGCTTCATTTAAACTGGAATTTTGTGTGGTCTTATGCTGTGATTGGCACTTACCTCTTACTCGTCGCAttgtttttctttactttatATTTGAGGAGCATTCCTGTTCGAGGTAGAACAAAACTTTCCGTGCAGAAATACCAAATTGCGAAATATCACTATGCTCTCATAGTGcttctttctgtgttttttttttggtacgTTGGAGCAGAGGTAACCTATGGCTCCTACATTTTTACTTACGCAAAAACCTACGCCcatatgaaagaaaaggaagcagcAGGATTGAACTCTCTCTTTTGGGGCACCTTTGCAGCGTGCAGAGGATTGGCAATCTGTTTCGCAGCCTGCTCTTATCCTGGATCTATGATCCTGATAAGTATCATAGGGTCTACTGTGTCATCACTCTTCCTGGTCCTCTTCAATGTACACACAGTCACTCTGTGGGTTGGTTCCGCAGTGTATGGTGCCTCAATGGCTACTATCTTTCCCAGTGGCATATCTTGGATAGAGCAGTACACCACCATTCAAGGGAAATCTGCAGCAATGTTTGTCATGGGTGCAGCTCTAGGAGAAATGTGTATTCCTGCGGCGGTTGGCTTCCTTCAAGGATATTTTCCCACTCTCCCAGTGCTCATGTACACTGCATTGGGAGCAGCTGTCATGACAGCTGTACTGTTCCCTGTGATGTGTAAATTAGCGGCATCAGCTGCTGATGCTAAAGTGAAGGATGCTGGAGACAGGGAAGTTCAAGAAGCGTTACTGTCCAGCACTTATCCGGAAGACGATGAGGAGGATAATGAAATCAGAGAATGGAATGAAGTAGACTTTGAAATAATTGAGATGAATGACACACCCCGGAACTCTGTCATAGAGACCTCCAAGAAGATCCAAGAAGAATTTACTACCACCAACTCTGGCCAGCTTCCTTCAGAGAATTTGTCATTTAATTCTTCTCCTGTACTTGCCGTCAGATCCCCAAAACAGAATAAGAACGATTAAGTTATCTTAATTTCAACTTTAAGATcatatattatttcaatattggTGGGAAGTTTGCTGAATTCTAAGCAAGGCCTTTTTATTGTAAAGTCTGAGGGAAGCGGTAACTCTGAAAGGAGTTGAACTCTTTGTTTAACCATGAGAATGACTGAAAGACAAAGTAGAATGTTTCCTAAATTTCTTCTTGTAATATTTTTTCCAGGAAAATGAAAACACTAATTAGAATGAATAAACAGAACTTGTTTTCTACTCTAGCAGTCCCCAAACTTTCCGGGTCAGAAGGGACGGCAGGTGGAGAGAGGGGATGATTTCGTTTGTGCGCCACTTTCCACCAATGcagctttgtgcatgcgcacgctcGCCCACTGCTTGTGCAGCCCAGTTACCAATGGGCCACAGTCTGGCTCCAGGTTGTGGACCAGGGGTTGTGGACTCTTGTTTTCCTCAGTGTTGTCTTATAAAATGATGTTTATAATCTGTGTACTGTGCTACAAGAGGCTGAAGAATAAGAATCTTCAATTCATTGAGGTCATCTCTGGAAACAAGATAAATCTggaaaatcaatccttgaaaaccTCTGCATTTCTAACTCAACAGTTCCATGTGTTTAGATTGAATCCTAaatatattctatcctatttaacaaaaagaattctttttgaaaaaataagTACATGGCCACAGTTATGGTTAAATTagcaaatacatattttaaaattttgctcAGAAGCACTTTTATAATGGAAATAATTGCTGAAAAGGATTTAAGTTTATACTGATATAATAGCTACAGTAACTCTGGGAATTGAATAAACTGGAGTTAAGATTGCTCATTGAGTTTAGCAACAATGCAGCATAATCTCAGGTCATAATACCAAGAGGAATCCTATGGCTGCTTTGGGATTTCTGAAATAAATCTTGTAGTCCATTGCAGACTTTTAAGGGGTAAAGAGGATGAATTTGTTTCCCAGAAATTTGATCATTTCAAAATGTAAACTGGGTTGTTTTTTCTCTACCTGCATTTTCAAgtacagaaatataatttaaaataaaatggtgtGTTTGTTGTCATCTCAGCCACACTATTAAGTGACCTTATGTTTAAATAGTAGGATACTGTGGTACTTGATATTTTCATGTAACTTCTTGGATAgttgagttttaaaattaaaatctaaGAAACTTCCCATCAGAGatgttatattataaaatataaatcagtAAAAATCTGTTGGTATTTTTCAAAAACCATCTTTCAGCAAATTGTTAAGATATTGTGGACATAACTATAATTGAAAATTCTAAATCGATCAAGAGTTGGTGATATGCACTGAAGCCACCTTTCCCACCTTTGTGCCTTCTAGATGTGTTTGACTGCAGCATTCATAATTCCTAATCAGCAGGATCTTTGTGTTGGGTAAAGATTAAAGAAATTTAGAACCATTATATTTAAACATAATCAGGCTGGGGAGGCTagttgaaaaagtgactttcttaaaaattaaaaattgtcaTTGTGAAAAGAAAAATCAGTGCTATTTATCTCTACAGTACCAATGTGTTGAATTCAGAAAGCCTTATTGTGGCTAGTGTTGGAGAAATGTTGAAATtgtgatcattttttaaaaattattgatcAAAATATATTCATTGATATTTTAACTGCCAAAATTAGATGCTTGTAAGTGTAAAATGAACACCAGATGTGATTAAAATGCAATAGTGTTAGTGTTTCTATACCACTGTAAATGAAGATTGAGTTGTGATGAGAAGGATCATTTGAatgattcttattcttattagATAATTATGGTAACTACTGCAGCTTCTGTAGTAGGCTGCCTGAAGTTACTGAATATTAATTTATATGTGGAATAGACACTTTTGAAGAGTTTgggatctttcttttctctgtacaCCAATAAACATGACTGAAGTTGTTCTGAGGGCCCTTTGGGTGCAGATCAAATTGTGGGGAAAGTAGACCAAGGGAACTTGATGGCTATGAGTGGCCGTTGTTTTACCTGTTGTTAAATGTAACTCTTAATATCACTGGGGGAGATCATGTCTCCCAACAGTGTATATATTACATCTTTTTGGATGTGTGCATGTTGAAGTTAATA
Encoded proteins:
- the MFSD4B gene encoding sodium-dependent glucose transporter 1 isoform X1, producing the protein MAAEGAKKQVRFARLEEEEGAREEAGALRDAVGEDAAAGESPPGSSAPLALQPVVKVADGSGRRSRAGGGLGAGKLAAAAAVAASRRALKWCISAALCAAFLGLGMAIAVLGPTFQDLAANVNKNVSQISYIFVGRSAGYFSGSLIGGILFDCMNSKLLLGLSMLGTTLGLYAIPWCKKAILLTTVMAVIGFAMGILDTGGNVLALDTWQAEAGPHIQALHFSFALGAFVAPILAKMALGGSALELQIHLGSSVGNQSATNSPPGATLLPKLHLNWNFVWSYAVIGTYLLLVALFFFTLYLRSIPVRGRTKLSVQKYQIAKYHYALIVLLSVFFFWYVGAEVTYGSYIFTYAKTYAHMKEKEAAGLNSLFWGTFAACRGLAICFAACSYPGSMILISIIGSTVSSLFLVLFNVHTVTLWVGSAVYGASMATIFPSGISWIEQYTTIQGKSAAMFVMGAALGEMCIPAAVGFLQGYFPTLPVLMYTALGAAVMTAVLFPVMCKLAASAADAKVKDAGDREVQEALLSSTYPEDDEEDNEIREWNEVDFEIIEMNDTPRNSVIETSKKIQEEFTTTNSGQLPSENLSFNSSPVLAVRSPKQNKND
- the MFSD4B gene encoding sodium-dependent glucose transporter 1 isoform X2, coding for MAAEGAKKQVRFARLEEEEGAREEAGALRDAVGEDAAAGESPPGSSAPLALQPVVKVADGSGRRSRAGGGLGAGKLAAAAAVAASRRALKWCISAALCAAFLGLGMAIAVLGPTFQDLAANVNKNVSQISYIFVGRSAGYFSGSLIGGILFDCMNSKLLLGGNVLALDTWQAEAGPHIQALHFSFALGAFVAPILAKMALGGSALELQIHLGSSVGNQSATNSPPGATLLPKLHLNWNFVWSYAVIGTYLLLVALFFFTLYLRSIPVRGRTKLSVQKYQIAKYHYALIVLLSVFFFWYVGAEVTYGSYIFTYAKTYAHMKEKEAAGLNSLFWGTFAACRGLAICFAACSYPGSMILISIIGSTVSSLFLVLFNVHTVTLWVGSAVYGASMATIFPSGISWIEQYTTIQGKSAAMFVMGAALGEMCIPAAVGFLQGYFPTLPVLMYTALGAAVMTAVLFPVMCKLAASAADAKVKDAGDREVQEALLSSTYPEDDEEDNEIREWNEVDFEIIEMNDTPRNSVIETSKKIQEEFTTTNSGQLPSENLSFNSSPVLAVRSPKQNKND